From the genome of Acidobacteriota bacterium:
CAGTGGCGGAGGCCGATGCGTCCGCCGAATCCGGCGAACCGCAGCTCAATGTCTTTTCATCGATTGTCGGCTGGATGAGAAAGCGCGGAATCCTCGATATTCCCGCTGCCGCGGACGGGACGGGCCTCCGCGCCGTCGTCGCGCCGGACTCGGAACCCGACGAAGCCTGGAGCCGCTTTTTCCTTCGCCGGACACTCGACCTTTTCGGCGATCCCCGGCCGCCTGAGGCCCTCCTGCCCCGGCTGGGCCGTCTTCGGATATCCGCCCGAATGCGGACGGAGGGGCTCTCCGCCTTCGGATTCGGCAATGAGCCGGGAGATCCGGTCGTCGTTCATACGGGAAGCGGAAGCACGAGGAAGCGCTGGCCTTCCGAATATTTTCTAGAGATCATGCGGCGTCTTTCCGGCGCGGGCCGGCGGGGTGTTTGCATCACGGGGGAAGCCGAGGCCGGATCGCCCGCCGACCTGGATGACGGCGACATGCCTCCCGGCTGGACGCGATCCCGTCGGCCGGATATCCTTCATCTGGCCGGGCTTCTCTCCGGCCCCGGGCTTTTTCTCGGCAACGACTCGGGAACGGCCCATCTCGCGGCCGCCTGCGGCTGCTCCTCCCTTGTCCTGTTTCTCAATGAATTTGCGACTCTGTGGAGGCCGTATGGTCCGGCGCGCCTGATTTCGGCCCCGGCCATGGCGGATATTTCTGTGGACCTGGCATGGGAAGAAATATTAGATATCAAGCAGCAAGCGTTTTAAAGTCAAGAAAACAAAAGATATATCAAGAAACTTCGCCGGCCGTCCGATTTTCCTTGCATTCTCCCCCGATTCTGCTATAATACGCATGGCTCTCATTTGCCGGCTGGTGAGAGCTCCCTCAACAATCCAATCATCACCCCCCTTTTGCTGACCTCAGCCGGCACTTCCCCCTCCCGCGGCCGCTTAATATCGGGGGCCGGGTGTGATATGATAAAAACAGCCTCAAGCATTAATTTAGTCGCATGAAAAACAAAAATTGGAAACAGGAATTAAAAGCCCATTTCGACAATCTCCGCGTCATCGAGAGCTGCAAGGCCGAATCCCTTCTGAAGTTCGAACAATTCTG
Proteins encoded in this window:
- a CDS encoding glycosyltransferase family 9 protein, which encodes MLKKTSVLLVRPGGLGDLLVALPSIAFVREKMADARLTLACRVDYGRLFLEAGLVDDLVSVDSRNLSWLFAASAVAEADASAESGEPQLNVFSSIVGWMRKRGILDIPAAADGTGLRAVVAPDSEPDEAWSRFFLRRTLDLFGDPRPPEALLPRLGRLRISARMRTEGLSAFGFGNEPGDPVVVHTGSGSTRKRWPSEYFLEIMRRLSGAGRRGVCITGEAEAGSPADLDDGDMPPGWTRSRRPDILHLAGLLSGPGLFLGNDSGTAHLAAACGCSSLVLFLNEFATLWRPYGPARLISAPAMADISVDLAWEEILDIKQQAF